Genomic segment of Mercurialis annua linkage group LG6, ddMerAnnu1.2, whole genome shotgun sequence:
TCATTGCAGATAAATAATGGGAATTCGGTTTCTTTCTGGCACGATAACTGGATCAATGGTAGATCGCCATCAAGTATTTATCCTCGTCTCTATGGTCTGTCTAATCAGAAGCTGGCTACTGTCCGTGAAGTTCATTCGTCAAGTTGGAAGTGGAGGCGTCAGCTTCGAATTTCTGAGAAGGCCGAGCTGCTGCTTCTTCATGCAAATCTAGAGCAGCTCGACATTGCAACTGGGAACGAAGATAGGATTTGTTGGAACGGGAAAGTTCAGCAGTACACAGCCCGGTCTTTTGCTGCTGCTTCTCGACCTCGAATGAACGCCAGCTCTGCTTTCTCTATGCTGTGGAAATCTGTCAGCTCACCCCGCATTAAATTCTTTTCCTGGACTGCATTACATGGCCGTATAGCTAGCCGTTCTTTCCGTACTCAACGGAAAATTATTCCAAATGAGGATACAGATTGTATTTTTTTGCGGGGAAACAGAAAATAGTGATCATATTTTAATGCATTGTTCTTTTGCTAGATTGGTTTGGAATTTGAGCTTGTCGAAGATCGGTTTACTCTGGGTTATGCCTCGTTGTTTGGAGGATTTTATCTATTATTGGCGTTGTTTGGTCCATAACAGTAAATATTCAGATTTGTGGTTCAGTTTATGGTTCTTCACGATTTGGAATCTTTGGAAAAGTAGGAACGCGCGTATCTTTCAGAGAAGGAATATTTCGGCAGAGGAGGCAGTATTTGAAAGCTTCACTGCGGCAACAAATAGCTACAAATATTTGAATCCGTCTTTCTCTTATTCTAGTTTGGAGTTGTTTAGAAATCCGGATTGTATTTTTCTTGATTGATTCTTTCTCTTTGCCTCAATCTAAatccgtttttttttttgagcgTTGGTTTGCCTTTTCTCAaggcttttaatatattttcattcataaaaaaaaaaaggtgaacttaaatataatatatcgaACTTTCTCAAGTTAGTAAAAAGTATAATAGAATTATGCGGTTGCTTTTCATTGACAATTCATTAGTCGATATATtctaactaataaataaaaaatacaataagtATTGCGGtttaattagtaaaataattttgggccagttacatataaaattgtcgacttttttttaattccatCATCTTTTGAAAAATCTAGCGACTTGCTAACGtggcaaataaaaaaaggattaaatgcaaattcatacaccaactttgacctaatttgcaattacaacataaactttgaaacttggcaatgtcagtaaccaactttacacttttggcaaattgatacaccaaactcaaaaaacactaacgtggacattgtaataaaccgccatttgtcgttttatgattggtcggtgtaccaatttgccaagaaatgaaagttggttaccgacattgccaagtttaaaagtttatgttgtaattgcaaattaggtcaaagttggtgtatgaatttgcatttaacccataaaaaaatgatatggcATAACAAACCAGATGTCATAAGCAATTGATTATAATTTGCAGTAATATTTTGCAGCATAATTCgttgttttgtatattttttctaACAAAGACATACAGTTCCAAATTAGATTTTGAGATGAATAATCAGGTTAACAACACGGTCAATTTTTTGTTGCATCTGATAGTCATGTCACATCATTTTTTCATTCATCATGTCAATTACTAGTCGTCGGATTTTCAAACAGTGATAGAATtgcaaactaaaataaaatttagtaaatGAAATTGACAGCTTTTAAAAATTGTGATAGAATTATATTTTAGTGTATcaatggtgattttatatgtaattaaccctctaatttataactttttcaATTCAAAGATATTGAACCATATTTTAGCTTTTAAAAATGAATCAATTCAAACCGATTTCTAATTTCCCGGTTCATTTCTTAAAACTATTATTGCAATATATAACATCTAATAAAGAAATTATTCACTTGAAAtgttaaaagaatttattttttcattgaatatttataacatatttgTCTGATATAAATTAATGCTATATTTAAGGTTATGCATCGGTCGTTTTGGTTTGGGATCGGCCAACCGACTAACCgaagttttttaattttccaaatCATACCAAACCTAGCTATAAATTCATATTACACGGCTTAATaaccaaaataatattatctaGAATTAATTTAAACATCATATTATTGTCTATAATTTTTCAGTTATATTTATTAGCATataaattatatgttatatgaaatttattaatttatattaatatttttttttttactttttcatttttttcatttgagtttttatttctttttttggttttcaaatgcCCAAACCGAACTAAAAACCAAAcaccaatattttattttaattacaaacTGAATCAAACGATAATCATGATTATTAAGTAATCAAAATCCCTAGCTATATTTAGATGAAAGACTTGTCAAACAAGAAATAAAACTTGTCTATCATAgttgaaatataatttattttgatataactATAGTACTTGTGAGTTGTGAGAATAACAAGTTCCAGCAATGGAGGATTTATGAACTTCTAGAGGCCCCTGCAACGTCAAAGCAGCACAGTGCACTTGAACTCTTCCACAAAATAACATCAGGTACAAAATAGTAATTACCCTGAGATCATATCAGCTGCAACTTAAAATGACTGGAAAAACGgataaaggaaaaagaaaagggaaCTTTATTGCTTCTGCAAAATTATTTCAATTGAGAATCTAAATAACAAGAAGAAACAATGTCAAAACTTTTGACAGTCGAGTATAGATGTTCCCTATTTCCCGGAAAAAAAAAAcgagaagaaagaaaaataattaaatgtattCCTCGTCGTGATCCAAGAAGCATCCCTTTAATCACCTAATCGAACAAAAGACGGAAATATGGCATGGGAGTCCTAAGCTTCTTTATAAAGGTACATACACTAGCCACCGGATTGCAGTTGCAGAAGAACAAAGTTTAACTTGGTTCTGGTGGCACCACTTTCAAGCTTCGCATCCATTCACATAAGCTAGGATCGTCAAAATGAATAAAGCTGCATTTCAGCTTTGTCCTCTGTTCCGTCGTTAAAGAACGAAGCTGTGGGAATCTTGCTTCCTGGAAGCAAAGTGAGCGAGATTAACATCATTATATAGGATTGTCTGGTCAAGACAAGTCTGACGTTACATCTTCTATAATCAACTAAGAGGCTTAAGCAAACAATTTGTAACCTAAAGCTCTGACAAGGAAACAGAAATGCtaataaacataaaatctaGTTGTTTCCGACTTCACCTGTTCATAAGGAGGATCCTTGTGCGCTGGTATCAACCGAGAAACAAAATACCGGGCTTGAGAACTCCCCTCCTGTTTTATAAATTAGACCGTTAAGTTCTTTTTAACTTGGTGAAATATGGAGCTTTGCTAATGGAGACAAAACATGAACAGACATGATTGAGAAAGAAATAACGGGAAAAGAACCTTGAATGCTAGAATTCTAGGAGCTGGAAACCGCAATTCAGTGAGCTCTTCAGCTAATGTTCTGCAAGCTGCTAAGGCAGCTGCACTTCGTCCTTCATCAGCAGCTAGTTCAGCACCCTGTAAAGTTAATAAATTAGCATACACGTCTCAAACTGAAAGCACAAAGGGTTTGCTATCAGTGTGTCAGAAACAATGTCGCAATATCACCAGCCTTGACAACTTTAAATATGGCCAGATTCAAATTTCTGCAGTTAGCAATAATCTTCAGAACAGTGTGCTTGAAGTCTATTACCAACCCCTTGATTTGAATTATTTGTTCCAACCCTTAATTATACATAACACAATTTTGAAATGTTACTTAGCAAGACTTTGGTAAGGATCTAGGCAATGAATTCCTACATTTTGTTTCTCCTACGAATACTTTCATTCACACACTTCGCTCAATCAAATCAGGCATCAGATGGGCAAAGACACATGAAATTCAAAAATGAACACACCAACAGAACCAGGGAGTAAATAAAAGATGGCACCATAAGAAGAAATCGAGGAAAACTTTACCAGCCAGATGAATACATCAGTTCCATGGTCAAGAACAACAGCTGTATCAGACTGCATTGCTAGGTCATAAGCAGGCAATTCCTCAAAAGTGCCACCTTCCCGGTGCATCAAACAACGAGGTGACACCATTCGGAGAGAAAGATCAAAGGATGCATTGAGAAACAAGTTCCGCAATACAGACCTCTCATCTTCATGGCCAACAATGCTTCCCAAAAGTGGTCCTCTTCTAAGATGAAAAAGAAGTTCTGGTAACAATGAAAGTTCTTTGGGGAACCGATGAAGTTTTGACTTGGGTAGCTGTGACCCAAATTTTAAACCAATGTCTTTAATTCTCTCATCTATTGTTGCCCGTGCATCAATTGCATCAGATGAGTTTTTGGCTCGCAAAATAGTCCTCTTGGCAATAAGGATTGCAGCCACTTCATCTTGAACACTCTCTAGATATTCTGAAACACTGTCAACAACAGGCAATCTAATAGTAATGACTCTTGAAATGTCAGCTTGATAAATGCTTGAGTATTGAATCGAAAACTGGAAAAATACACTATCACTCTTTAGGTCTCCTTTAGTTTCCATAGAAAGAGAAAAACTCTGGGTTTCTTCTACACTTAGCAACTGAATGCACAGAGAAGTGTCATTCTTGAAAGTTTCATGCGGTTCTACATGAGCCTCTTCACCAGGGCCCACAACTTGACTAATTAGAATATCATCAGAACACCGAACTTCCAATAAACCCTGGCATCCTGATGCCCTAGTAGATGCCCTTTGCAAGTTTACGCCGAATGCTTCTCCAAAGTCGTCATGTAGAACCAATACACCCCCAGATGCTTTTCCAAGAGGCTGCAAAACTGGAATTCTAACAGGACAAGTTCCAGCACATAGAATGTCAACCACTGTATTGTGTCCATGAGCTTCATGACCGAGATGCTCCATCCATTTGAGTGCCACCTTTTCCATATGAGGATAATTTGGGTGACTAAATGAATGAGGGACTGACCCAGGGCCATAGGTATTAGGTCCCCCAGCGCACACGATAATTCTACTATTACCTCCAGCCCTTTTGATCACACCTCGAGACATCTCCGCAGATGGTCCATGGATTATAGCCAGCGCAACCTCAACTGCAGTACCCAGGCACCGATCTCTTGAAGATTCTGCTATGTTCAATTTATATGGTCTCAGTGATGAAAATATTTGGTGCGCCACTTCTTTTGAAGCATGCATAGGTGCTAAGTACACCCCAGTTCCATATATCAATGCCTTCAAGGATTCCTGAGTAGGGGATTTATTACCAGGAAGAACATCAGCAGATGCCATCGATTCCTCTGAAAAATCATAAACAGATACAGTTCGACCATATGTTATAATTCCAATTCTTGCTGTAGGGGGAAGAGAATCGACGAATGCATGCAAGGAGCTTTGTAAATGTTGCAAGTGTGGTTCATCTAAACAGTCATCAATAACAAGAATAGTGGGTGCAGACATCCTGGAATCAGAAACTGGAATAAAACCAGGTCTCTTGTTCCCAGTTTGAACAAAATCAACAACTGGAGATGATAGTTCTGGAAAGTTACGAAGATCCTCTTTGCTTGGAGCAATATATTCACGATCACTTCCATTCAGGGTCCGGCAAATTACGCATTGCCACTGGCCTGTACTAAGTAATATCTTGCAATAAAGATTTGCATAAGCTCCACAATTTTGGCAGCGATGAGGTTCACGCTGAGTTAATTGAGCACCTGGTGAAATCTCTTTTCCAGGAGAAATCAATGCCCCAAAACCCAAACTAGGTACATTGGCAAGTTTCTTACTTCTCAGTACCTACAtgaaaaatgaatcaaatagaGTTTATTCATAAATCCCAAATCATAAATGTCTTGCCATTAAAAGATTTCTGATGATGTTATTTGATGATGATATCTGAAGTTCACCTAAATGCAGCAAGGATATCATAATAATTCTGTCTACAATGTCTTCACAATAATACTCCAATTCAAAGGACattgaaaaaatgaaatttgtaCCGAACAGAACGAAAGAGATACCTTGTGAGCAGAGAATAAGACGCATGATACTTCCTCAACTTGCGTCGAGTCTTCTTCCGTATGTAGGGGAACTTGGTGCTGCAATTCTGGAGATCCATTCAAGAAATGTGGAGGTGACGATGTAGGCAAAGAAGAGCCAGACGAGAAAGCAACTGGCTGAGGAGTTGCAGGAGAAGTCCGAAAAGGTACAGCAGCAGGCCGAACAGGTGAAGTAAACACAGGAGGACCAGGGGGAGTACTTAAATGAGAAACCGTGCTCCCTGATTTAACCCCATTGGCCGGTGACGCTAAATCCGGAGTTTTGACAGCGAGGGGAGGAATTTGATCATGTTGCAAACTAGAAGGAGGAAATCTAGGAACTAAAACTGGAGGCGAAGCAGGAACCGGACTTTTCTCAAGTCGAGTGGAGGATGTATCCGAATTGGAGGGATTAATAGTGAGAGGATAACCACCAGATGATTGAGGTGGATTAGCCATTGAAGTACAAATCTTTCCTaactaaaaaacaaaaactctCAAGAACACAAAATCAAGTTACAAGGTTTAAAGAAAGCACATTTGAGAGTAAACTAAACCCCCTGAAGCAATCAAGAACCAAAGAACAcaaaaattaatccaaaccCAGTTCAAATTATCCCAAGAAAATGAAGaatcataaaaaagaaaatcaaatattCACCTTAAGATATCAAATTCAGTACTCAGTAGAAACAGAAATTGCTATGATCAAAGCCTCCTCCCCATACTCTCTTTAACTCTGCACAATTGGGTATTATTAAATCCCCTCTTTGCACAGTGAAATCTAATcaagaaaacaagaaaatgGAAAGATCTAGGGTTCTTAATCTTATTTTACATCAACATTTTGTAAAATTGAGCTGAGAAATTGCAATTCACATACCTGAATTAGAGAGAGGCAGAGAGGATTGAGAGATTTAAAGgagttatttttttctttatttgtattttgttCTCCTAAATAAGCAACGTCATAGTTTATTAGTTTTAGATTATGGGTTCTGGGTCTTGTGGCCGAGTCGTTGAGTGGGAACATTCGAAAAAGCGAGTTAGGCCAGTTCTGGGTTCATCACATATGCGGATTATTGATTGAGAAAAGGGATCAGCGGTTACTCGGAATTTGTGtcttttaattgttttagttaattaaatttcaaaagttatattttaatttcaaataaaaatttaagcagTATTTGTCgtctcaatttataaataatgagtaattaatatataaattaacttcGTAAGCAAATTTATCACGAATTTAGTGATTGAGTAATTAATCTTATTTTGACAGATTAGCTAAcgttgacaaattttcaatttagcGGTCAATTAGCTTACAAATTGAATGGGTAAATTgtcaaaatgaaattaattgtccATAATCACCAAATTTGTGATTGTTTTgcccataaaataaatttatgtgtTGTTTGCCTATTACTTATAcattgaaggggcaaattgctatttaaatcttcaaataagtcatttttaactttttaaaattaattaggtattaagatttgtgttttgaaacaaataaattaCGTGTTTGAGATATACAAATTGAAAattacttaatttaatttaagaatttttaagatttaattgaTTAAGATATCTAAAAGTGATTATTGACTCcaaaacacaaattttaaaatctaattgaTTGAAAAGCTAAAAGTGATTGACTCCAAGACACGACATTTGAaatctaattgattaaaaaatttaaagtaattattaGATTTCGATGTACTGCAAATATAAGGGTCGCTTTGATCTTTTATTCATTATGTAAAAAAAGATTTATTACGACGTCGTTTGTACCTATAATCACCTGCATTCTTTTCTAGTAGACCCATAACTCCAACCCACTTTATTTCCACGTGGCTTATTATAATTAGATCAAAGATTGCCACGAGCTGTTTTAAACTGAAATTGagaataaaagattatttacGTAATCACGTGATTAATGGCAACACGACATCCTATATGTATATccaattaaattacaaaattgatTTCCTACGGTCCAAATCTGTAtgtattagaaaaataaattattaaaaaaagaatacTAACAGAAG
This window contains:
- the LOC126686810 gene encoding protein transport protein SEC23 A translates to MANPPQSSGGYPLTINPSNSDTSSTRLEKSPVPASPPVLVPRFPPSSLQHDQIPPLAVKTPDLASPANGVKSGSTVSHLSTPPGPPVFTSPVRPAAVPFRTSPATPQPVAFSSGSSLPTSSPPHFLNGSPELQHQVPLHTEEDSTQVEEVSCVLFSAHKVLRSKKLANVPSLGFGALISPGKEISPGAQLTQREPHRCQNCGAYANLYCKILLSTGQWQCVICRTLNGSDREYIAPSKEDLRNFPELSSPVVDFVQTGNKRPGFIPVSDSRMSAPTILVIDDCLDEPHLQHLQSSLHAFVDSLPPTARIGIITYGRTVSVYDFSEESMASADVLPGNKSPTQESLKALIYGTGVYLAPMHASKEVAHQIFSSLRPYKLNIAESSRDRCLGTAVEVALAIIHGPSAEMSRGVIKRAGGNSRIIVCAGGPNTYGPGSVPHSFSHPNYPHMEKVALKWMEHLGHEAHGHNTVVDILCAGTCPVRIPVLQPLGKASGGVLVLHDDFGEAFGVNLQRASTRASGCQGLLEVRCSDDILISQVVGPGEEAHVEPHETFKNDTSLCIQLLSVEETQSFSLSMETKGDLKSDSVFFQFSIQYSSIYQADISRVITIRLPVVDSVSEYLESVQDEVAAILIAKRTILRAKNSSDAIDARATIDERIKDIGLKFGSQLPKSKLHRFPKELSLLPELLFHLRRGPLLGSIVGHEDERSVLRNLFLNASFDLSLRMVSPRCLMHREGGTFEELPAYDLAMQSDTAVVLDHGTDVFIWLGAELAADEGRSAAALAACRTLAEELTELRFPAPRILAFKEGSSQARYFVSRLIPAHKDPPYEQEARFPQLRSLTTEQRTKLKCSFIHFDDPSLCEWMRSLKVVPPEPS